The following nucleotide sequence is from Azoarcus sp. CIB.
GACATCCAGCGCAACGGCCTCGATCCGGTCGTTGTCGATCGCGTGATGGAGGGCGATGATACGTTGCTGTTTGCCTCGCACGGTGGCGGCGACCGTGTCGCGGCCTGGATCCAGCTGCTGTCGATGTACTCCCTGCGGGTCGATTCCATCACCGGCAAGCCGCGCGACGAGGTGCCGGCATGAGAGACGAACTCGTACGCGAGCTGCGCGCGGCGCATCCTGCGCTCTTCGCCCCTGATGCCAGGATCAGCTGCCGCGATGGCTGGCATGGCCTGTTGTCGTCCTTGTGTCGCTACCTGGACAGTCTGGTTGCGGCCGGCACGCCGGCGGTGCAAATCCGCGAGGTCAAACAAAAATTCGGCAAGCTGCGGATCCGTGCCGTCGGCGGCGATGCGACGACGGTTGCGCTGCTCGAGGCCTGCGAAGCGGCCTCTGTATACATGTGTGAGACCTGTGGCCAACCGGGTGAGCTCGTACTGGCTCGCGGCGTCGAGGTGGCGTGTCCTGCTTGTCGCTCAGCGGGTGCCGTGCCGCTCGAGGCCGCGGCTTTGGCGGGCATTCTGCAACCGACGCCGGTTGTGGCGCATGGAGGCGGGCGATGATCGTTTTTCTCGATTTTGACGGCGTCTGTCATCCACATTTCGTGCGTCCTGGCGACCAATTTATTGATTGGCCGCGGCTCGAAGCCGTCCTCGTCGAGCATCCGCATGTCGAGCTTGTCGTGTCCTCGTCCTGGCGCACGATCTCGGCTGCCGAATGGGATGACGAGGTGCCAGAATCGCTACGCCGGCGCGTCGTCGGCCGTACGCCTGTCATCCAGCGCCCTCTGCGGGCGCGGTATCCGCTCGATTACGAGCCGGAGCCTGTGCGATTTTGGGAGATCGTCAAGTACCTCAAGGCGACGCGGCAACTCCACCGCCCCTGGGTTGCGCTGGATGACGACGAGACCGTGTTTCCGCGGGGCTGCCCGAACCTCATCCTGTGCGCCGACGGCTTCCGTGACGACGAGGAGCGCCGGTTGCGGGCTGCGCTGCGCGAGGTGCTGCGATGAAGATCCTTGTCGCCTCCGACATCCATCTGGAATTCGGCGAGCGGTGGATGCCGCCCGATATCGATTATGACGTCCTCGTTCTGGCCGGAGATATTCACGTCGGCACGAGGGGGTTCTCGCTATATCGGGGGTGGATGGACCGCTGGATGATCTACGTCGCGGGCAACCACGAGTTCTACGGCCAGAACATGCCCGCGACAGTGCGCCAGTTGCAGGGCTTGGGCGCGGAAGCCGAGCGCGTCGGGTCGTTCTACCTCGAAAAAAGCAGTACCGAGATCGACGGAGTGCGCTTTCTCGGTTGCACGCTCTGGACGGATTTCTGCCTTTTTGGCGGCGATCGACAGGCCGAGGCGATGGCCGTAGCTGAGGAGACTATGGCTGACTACGCCAAGATCATCGTTGCCAAGGACGGCCCGACCAAGGTCAAGCTCGCACCCCGGGACACGCTGCGTTTTCATGAGCGCGCGCGCGACTGGCTCACCCGCGAACTGGCCAAGCCGCATGACGGCCCGACCGTCGTCGTTACGCATCATGCGCCGTCGATCCACTCGATCGCGCCGCGCTTTTGTGATGATCTCGTATCGGCCGCCTACGCGAGCAATCTCGAGCCGCTAATCGAGGAGTTCCAGCCTGCGGCGTGGATCCATGGGCATTCGCACGTAGCCTGCGACTACCACATCGGTGCGACACGGATTGTCGCAAACCCACGCGGCTACCCGGGCGAGACGTATGTTGGTTTCCGGCCGCGGCTGATCGTGGAGGTCTGAGATGGATCCAAAACTAGACGCCCTGTTGTGCAGCCGCTACCCGGGCATCTACGGCGCTTCCTTCGGCTTCGATACCGCGCCGGGTTGGTACGTCCTCGTCGACACCCTGTCGGCCGAGATTGCTCGCTACGTTGCCGAGCGGCCCGACGACCGTGGAGTCAAGGCAACGGACGTCAAGGAAAAACACGGCGAGCTGTCGTACAACTACTACGGCGGCGGTGACGACGACAGGTACCTGGACGGCCTGATCTGGATGGCCGAACATCTGTCCGCGCGCGTGTGTCAGCAATGCGGAACGATGGATTGCAGCGCGCATACCTGGTGGCGCCATGACCCGCCGCCGGAAAGCCGACGTCTGCCGGCCGTTCGCAATCCCGACTGGATCCCGATCGCGGAGGAGCTCGAACGCGCGATCAGCGCCTCCGTTCGCCGGGGGGCACCCGAGGTCGTGATCCAGGCCGTCATCGAGACGGAAACGCTCGCGTATCGGTGGACCGGCGGCGATCGCCGGCATGCGGGGTGTTTTCGGATGGCTGAGGCGTTTTCGGCGCGCGTCGGAGAACGGCCGCCGTGCTGATCTTCGTCGATAGCGAGTTCACTGACTTCGACAATCCGCGGCTGATCTCGCTCGCACTCGTCGCCGAGGACGAATATCGATGGATCTACACGGAACTCGAGGGCGAGTCCTGGTATCGGCATGCGAGCGAGTTCGTTTTGGCCGAAGTCGTCCCGCTGCTCGAGCGCCGCTACGGATGGGAGGCGCCGGCCGCGGCCGCCGAGCGCATCCGTGCCTGGTGCGACAGGCTCCCGGAGCCGGGGCAAATCGTGTGCGACTCCGATTACGACTGGGATCTGCTGCGCCGGCTGATGATCGACAACGGCGGATGGCCGGACAATCTCCATGATCGCTACATGATGGCGCAATGGACGCCCCGCCTGCACGACTATAAGCAGGACTACTTTTTGAGGTATGGGCTCAGCGCTCACAACGCGCTCAGCGACGCCAGGGCGCTGCGCTACGCGTATCTCTTGCGCCGCGAGACGCCACCGGAGGCGCCGTTCGGCGCCGCCGATGTGCCGGCGTGAGCACCTCAAAAGGCTTGCCGACGGGCGCGCGGCAACCCTTGCCGGCCAATGGCCGGGCGGTGTCAGCTTGGCGACTCATATCACGATCAGTTCACGCTGAAATCAGGATGAGTTCCACATGAAAACACCGCGACTTCATATCCTCAGCGATCTGCACCTCGAAACGGGACCCTACGAGATCCCCGCAGATCTCGAGTACGACATCCTGATCGCAGCCGGCGACATCGGGCCGCCTGCGTTGTCGGTGCCGTGGCTGATCGCGACCGGCAAGCCGGTCGTCTACATCATGGGGAATCATGAGCACTGGGAGACCGACCTCGGCGAGGCTCTGGCCGAGGCCAAGCGGCTTGCGGCCGGTACCCAGGTGCACGTCCTCGAGCGCGAAGACGTCGTGGTCCAGGGCTTGCGGTTTTTAGGCTGCACCTACTGGTCCGACATCGGCCGCGGCAACCGCTGGCTCCGTGGTAAAGCCAAGACACGCGACTATCAACGCATCCGAATCGCGGCATGGCTCGCGAAAAATGAGTCCCGTGTGCGTAAGCTGCTGTCGCGCGCCGGCGGCTACCAGCCGGGTGACGAAAAATGCGAGCGAGCTTACGCGTCGATCGCGCGGAGTGGCCTCTTTGTGCACGAGACATCGATGCTTGAGCATGCCGACGCCGTGCGCTGGCTGGGACGAAAACTCATGTCGTCGTTCGACGGCCCGACCGTCGTCGTCACTCATCACTCGCCGACGTATGAGTCACTGCGCCGGTTCAAGAGCGCGCGTGAACTGGACTACCTGGATCCGCGGCATTTTAAGCCGCGATCAAAAATTTTCGGCCGGGTCAGCGATCGCGATACCGCGACCCGGATCGGTTGCTACGCGAGCGAGGATAGCCGGCTACTGCGTCGACATGCGGATCGAATCGCGCTGTGGGTACACGGGCATCTGCACGAAGGCATGGATTTCGTCGCCCAAGGCGTGCGCGTGATTTGCAATCCGCGCGGATACTGCGAGATGCCGCCAGACGAGAGGTGCGCGTTGTTACGAGTGTTCGGGTATGACTCGCTCGCGAGTGAGCAGATGGTTGCGCAAGACCGGGTCGATTTTGCACAGAATCCGTATCGGGGCGACGCGTTCGAGTTCCAGCGCCGCCTCGTTGTCGGTCTAGTGCGCCGCGATCACGCGTAGGCTCCGCTCTCCATCTGCGCGAGCAGTCGCTGCACGATCTGGCCCCCTTCGTTCGTGTCCAGGTGCTCCGCGGGGCGCTTGCCGGCGAGAGCGAGATTGGCCTGATCGAGCCAAGCGCCGCGCCATGCACTGGCATCGAAACCTTCGGGACCGAGTTCACGGACTTCGACGAGCCGCGGCTGATCTCGCTCGCGCTGGTCGCGGAAGATCAATACTGCTGGCTATATACGGAACTCGATGGCGAGACCTGGTATTCGCATGCGAGCGAGTTCGTGCTGAGCGAAGTCGTGCCGCTCCTCGATCGCCGCTACGGATGGGAGGCGCCCGCTGCGGCCGCGGCGCGGATCCGCGCGTGGGCCGACAAGCTACCCGAGCTAGGGCAAATCGTGTGCGACTCCGATTACGACTGGGATCTGCTGCGCGGCTTGATGATCGATAATGGCGGTTGGCCGGATAAACTGGTCGACAAAATGTTGATGGTGCAGTGGAGCCCGAAGTTTGCAGAGTACAAGCAGGACTACATATTGCGGTACGGCCTCTCGGCGCATCATGCACTCGCCGACGCCAAGGCACTGCGCTATGCGTTTCTCCTGCGTCGCGAGACGCCACCGGAGGCGCCGTTCGGCGCCCTGGACGTGCCGGCGCGATGACTCACAAAAGCTTTCACCTGGACGCCGCGGTGTGCGTCTTGCCGACGGGCGCGCGGCGACCCTTACCGGCGGATGGCCGGGCGGTGTCAGCTTGGCTCATCTCATGATGAGTTCACACTGAAATCAGGATGAATTCACGATGAAAGTAGCGAGAAACCGTAAAGCAAGACAACAACGCTCACACTGGCGCCGGCTAGCTCAGAAAGAGGGGTGACTCGATTCAATGCTGACATTCGAGGGGCTACTTCAGACTGAAAGCGGACTCGAGAGGGGGGCACGCTTGTCAAGAAGACATTACGAACCAACGAGAGGCAATCGTTCCGGCTCTTTCAGGTTCGGCTCATGCTCTAGGGCCGACCTCGACCACTGATTGACGCTCATTTTGAAGCGTTTGGAATCATTAGCTAAGACATTGCGCGAGGCAGTTACACCGTCTAACATCACCCCATCAAGGAGGGCTGACGCATGACTTCGAGCACGATGCAGCAACCGCAATACGAGGATATCGACCAGAAAAGCGATGTGCGTGACGCGATCGCCCGTGGCACGCACACCAATCCTGTCATGCAGCGCCTCCAGACCCGGATCTTGAAGAGCGCGGACGCCAGTGAGGTCATCACGAGCTACGACCGGATGCACCACCGCCACAACCGCTCATAGTGGCTGTTCTGGCTGACGAGGTTCAACTCACCTCGTTCCTTGTCAAGGTCGCATCCAGGTGTAACCTGGATTGCGACTACTGCTACATCTACCACCATGCGGATCAGAGCTGGCGGTCGATGCCTCGACTGCTTTCGTCCGAAAATCGTGAGGCGTTTGCGTCGAAGCTGGCGTCATACCTCGGGCACGCCGGAATACGACGTTCCGTCGTTGTCTTCCATGGTGGCGAACCCCTGCTCATGGGTTGCGCTGAACTCGTGGCTTTCGCGGCTCAGCTTCGCGAAGCGGTAGGGGCTGGCGTGCAATTGGACATCGGCATGCAGACCAATGGCCTTTTGCTCACGCGAGAGGCAATAGATCAGCTCTCGGGCGCCAACATCGGCATTTCGTTGAGCCTGGATGGCCCTAAGGAGGCGAACGATCTGCATCGGACGTCTCGTCGTGGCCGGTCAAGTTTCGAGCAGACCTATCGGGCCTTGCGGCTGTTGCGAAGCGCGCCGGACGTGTTCGCCGGAGTAATTGCAGTCATCGACCCTCGGACGCCTCCGCGCCAGTTGCTGGAGTTCTTCGACGAGCAGCAGGTGCCGCGGCTGGACTTCCTGTTGCCGGACGCGCATCACCTGCGCCTGCCGCCGGGGCGGCTCGAACAGCCGGATGTCTATGAGAAATGGCTCGTCGAGGCCTTTGATCTCTGGTTCGATGAACACTCAAGTCTGCAGGTCCGCACCTTTGAGGCGCTTCTTGACGCCGTGGCGGGTATGCCTTCGCAGACTGATGCGTTTGGCTTCGGCGATGTGAGCCTCATCACGGTCGAAACTGACGGCACCTACCATGACCTGGACGTGCTCAAGGTGGTGGCGCAGGGCGCGACTCGGCTGGGCGGCAGCGTGAGGGACACGCCCATTTCAGATGTTGCGGCCTCGCCTGCTCTGGCCGCCCATCGCGCACTGCTGAAGAAGGACGGCTTGTGCGCCATTTGCCACAGTTGCGACGTTGTCGATGTGTGCGGTGGCGGTTCCGTCCCGCACCGGTATGGAGTGAACGGTTTCAATAACCCGACGGTCTACTGCAAGGAGATGCGCACGCTGATTCGTCATGCGCAGGCGCGTATTACCGAGTCGCTCGAGCTGGCGAAGCCCTCCGCCACCACGGGGCACTACGGCCGCGACCTAGGTGAGTTCGAGCACGCTGAAACCTCCACGGAGGCCGTTGCCAGCCTCTGGGCCAGTGCGATCTCGGACCAGTCCGCTGGACTGCGACGAGCGCTGCTTTGGCTCCAGGGCTCCTGCAGCGGCTCCAGGGAGTCTGAGGCGGCAAGAGCGTTGCTTGATTCGACGTCCGCCATTGATCTCCTCGCACAGAGGCCTGGCGCGATCGCATGGAGCAACGCCATGCTGGCGATCGAAGCTGGCCGCCCAGTGAGTGCCGTTGATGGAAGTGTGCTTCACCGGGACGCGAGATATGCACAATGGATGTTCGCCCGGCTACACGGTTCGCCTGAGGAGTCGCCTGAAGTCCACGCGAACGATGCCTGGCTGCGCCGCCCCTTTGGCAACGCTATCCATTTCGAGGACCAGGAAGTCCTGCCTGCTGCAGAGCCGCTGCTGTACGAAGCGCTTAGTATCCTGCATGCATGGCGTCCGGCCATCGTAAAAGAGCTGAAAAGGATCTGCCGGGCGGTCCAGTTCATCAGGGACCCAGCCGCTGATCCGGACAAGATCGTATCCTTCAGCGACAACGCGGTACCTGGCGCGCTCTATGTCTCGGTGATGCAGCGGGACAGGCTGATAGATGCCTACGACTTGGCGGACTCCCTCCTCCATGAGTACCGCCATCAGAAGCTCTATCTGCTGGAGCGGCTTGCGCCTGTGGTCGAGCCGACAACGTGCAAGGTGGTCTCGCCCTGGCGCCAAGACCTGCGACCGCCGTCAGGACTCTTCCATGCCGTTTTCGTGTTTGTCGAGCTACGCCGTTTCTGGAAGCACGTTCGCTCGTTGAACCTGGACCGGCTGAACACGCGTGCCGAGAATCAGCTGATGGATACCGATGCCCGTTTGAGCGAAGCGTTCCTTACACTGGCCAGATGCCCTCTGACAGCTACGGGCCGCTCGTTGGCAGCTGTGTTGGAAGCCGCTGCACGGGAGTAGAGCGTGCGCGTACCCAGAGGTCGATTCCCGCAAGATTCGGCCCTCTGGCATGGCTTTCTACGTGACTACTTCTGCGACAAGGATGCGGTCGCGACCGAGTCTGCCGGCGACATCCATCTTCACCTGAGTTGGCCCGACGAGGCGGAGCGGCATGTCGATCCCGCCTTGGACGTCGGCCTGCGCTGGTGGGGACGAGGGGTCTCGTTGGGGTCCATGTGGTCGGCACACCGGCGAGAGGGCCGTATCATGACCTCGCTCTACGACACATGGACGCTTCTGAGTTGGTGTGAATGGTTGACTCGAGTTCCGTCTAGCACAACCGAGCAAGTCGTCATCCTGCACGTGGACGATCACCGTGATCTGGGATCGCCACGGCTGTACTTGGCCAACGGCGCGCTGGTTGACGCCATTACCAACGAGGAAGTCCGGTTGACGGATCCAGTGACGGTGCAGCGGGCCATCGAAAGCGGCGCCATAGGCATGGGCAGTTTCATGACGCCATTTCTATGGCACTGCCCGCGAGCGACCGTGCAGCATCTCTGTCAACCGCCGAAGATGCAGGCCGACGTGCGGCGAAAGCTCATGCTCAACCTTGCCCCTGACACCCTGCTAGATCCGGACGCCGAGCGGATTGCTATTGAGCTCGTCGAGGGAGCGGCCGGTAAGGAGGAATATCTGGGGACTAGTGATACGGCGAGGTGGTCGGACGACATCGAGGGCCGTCCAGCGCTTGTTCACATTGATATGGACTATTTCAATAATCGCTATGACGGCGATTCGGCTTGGCCCCAGCGCGACAACCGACTCGACCCGGACCTGCCGACGATGCTATCGAAAGTCGATGATGTCATCGATGCTTTGGCGGCATCGAAAGCGATCATCGAGGATGTGTCCATTGCGTACTCTCCCGGGTTCTTCCCGGCAGAGTTCTGGCAACCTGTTGGCCGGC
It contains:
- a CDS encoding HAD domain-containing protein, whose amino-acid sequence is MIVFLDFDGVCHPHFVRPGDQFIDWPRLEAVLVEHPHVELVVSSSWRTISAAEWDDEVPESLRRRVVGRTPVIQRPLRARYPLDYEPEPVRFWEIVKYLKATRQLHRPWVALDDDETVFPRGCPNLILCADGFRDDEERRLRAALREVLR
- a CDS encoding metallophosphoesterase, coding for MKILVASDIHLEFGERWMPPDIDYDVLVLAGDIHVGTRGFSLYRGWMDRWMIYVAGNHEFYGQNMPATVRQLQGLGAEAERVGSFYLEKSSTEIDGVRFLGCTLWTDFCLFGGDRQAEAMAVAEETMADYAKIIVAKDGPTKVKLAPRDTLRFHERARDWLTRELAKPHDGPTVVVTHHAPSIHSIAPRFCDDLVSAAYASNLEPLIEEFQPAAWIHGHSHVACDYHIGATRIVANPRGYPGETYVGFRPRLIVEV
- a CDS encoding metallophosphoesterase, which translates into the protein MKTPRLHILSDLHLETGPYEIPADLEYDILIAAGDIGPPALSVPWLIATGKPVVYIMGNHEHWETDLGEALAEAKRLAAGTQVHVLEREDVVVQGLRFLGCTYWSDIGRGNRWLRGKAKTRDYQRIRIAAWLAKNESRVRKLLSRAGGYQPGDEKCERAYASIARSGLFVHETSMLEHADAVRWLGRKLMSSFDGPTVVVTHHSPTYESLRRFKSARELDYLDPRHFKPRSKIFGRVSDRDTATRIGCYASEDSRLLRRHADRIALWVHGHLHEGMDFVAQGVRVICNPRGYCEMPPDERCALLRVFGYDSLASEQMVAQDRVDFAQNPYRGDAFEFQRRLVVGLVRRDHA
- a CDS encoding MbcA/ParS/Xre antitoxin family protein, which produces MIFRDQRERDQPRLVEVRELGPEGFDASAWRGAWLDQANLALAGKRPAEHLDTNEGGQIVQRLLAQMESGAYA
- the yhhA gene encoding YhhA family cyclophane-containing RiPP (triceptide-type peptide natural product; maturases include a radical SAM/SPASM enzyme and a 2OG-Fe(II) oxygenase), with the translated sequence MTSSTMQQPQYEDIDQKSDVRDAIARGTHTNPVMQRLQTRILKSADASEVITSYDRMHHRHNRS
- the yhhB gene encoding cyclophane-forming radical SAM/SPASM peptide maturase YhhB; translated protein: MAVLADEVQLTSFLVKVASRCNLDCDYCYIYHHADQSWRSMPRLLSSENREAFASKLASYLGHAGIRRSVVVFHGGEPLLMGCAELVAFAAQLREAVGAGVQLDIGMQTNGLLLTREAIDQLSGANIGISLSLDGPKEANDLHRTSRRGRSSFEQTYRALRLLRSAPDVFAGVIAVIDPRTPPRQLLEFFDEQQVPRLDFLLPDAHHLRLPPGRLEQPDVYEKWLVEAFDLWFDEHSSLQVRTFEALLDAVAGMPSQTDAFGFGDVSLITVETDGTYHDLDVLKVVAQGATRLGGSVRDTPISDVAASPALAAHRALLKKDGLCAICHSCDVVDVCGGGSVPHRYGVNGFNNPTVYCKEMRTLIRHAQARITESLELAKPSATTGHYGRDLGEFEHAETSTEAVASLWASAISDQSAGLRRALLWLQGSCSGSRESEAARALLDSTSAIDLLAQRPGAIAWSNAMLAIEAGRPVSAVDGSVLHRDARYAQWMFARLHGSPEESPEVHANDAWLRRPFGNAIHFEDQEVLPAAEPLLYEALSILHAWRPAIVKELKRICRAVQFIRDPAADPDKIVSFSDNAVPGALYVSVMQRDRLIDAYDLADSLLHEYRHQKLYLLERLAPVVEPTTCKVVSPWRQDLRPPSGLFHAVFVFVELRRFWKHVRSLNLDRLNTRAENQLMDTDARLSEAFLTLARCPLTATGRSLAAVLEAAARE